In a single window of the Bradyrhizobium erythrophlei genome:
- a CDS encoding beta-ketoacyl-ACP synthase III: protein MTAIRSVVLGCGAYLPRQILTNAELAARIDTSDEWIVQRTGIRQRHIAAEGEFTSHLAINAANAALANAGIDAQSIDLIVLATSTPDNTFPATAVAVQAALGIHHGAAFDLQAVCSGFVFALATADNFLRCGAFKRALVIGAETFSRILDWNDRGTCVLFGDGAGAVVLDAEQQPGKSSDRGILTTHLRSDGRHKSKLYVDGGPSSTRTVGHLRMEGREVFKHAVGMITDVIVDAFEATGTSAEDIDWFVPHQANKRIIDASAHKLHIAPQKVVLTVDLHGNTSAASIPLALSVAVADGRIRKGDLVLLEAMGGGFTWGSALLRW, encoded by the coding sequence GTGACTGCAATACGTTCGGTCGTGCTCGGCTGCGGCGCCTATCTGCCGCGGCAGATCCTGACCAATGCCGAACTGGCGGCGCGGATCGACACCTCGGACGAGTGGATCGTTCAGCGTACCGGCATCAGGCAGCGCCATATCGCCGCCGAGGGCGAGTTCACCTCGCATCTGGCGATCAACGCCGCGAACGCGGCGCTGGCCAATGCCGGGATCGATGCGCAGTCGATCGACCTGATCGTGCTGGCGACCTCGACGCCGGACAACACCTTTCCCGCCACCGCGGTCGCGGTGCAGGCCGCGCTCGGCATCCACCATGGGGCGGCCTTCGACCTGCAGGCGGTATGCTCGGGGTTTGTGTTCGCACTGGCCACCGCCGATAATTTCCTGCGCTGCGGCGCGTTCAAGCGCGCGCTGGTGATCGGCGCCGAGACCTTCTCGCGGATCCTCGACTGGAACGACCGCGGAACCTGCGTGCTGTTCGGCGACGGCGCCGGCGCGGTGGTGCTCGACGCCGAGCAGCAGCCGGGTAAATCCTCCGACCGCGGCATCCTGACCACGCATCTGCGCTCCGATGGCCGGCACAAGTCGAAACTGTATGTCGATGGCGGCCCATCCTCGACCCGGACCGTCGGCCATCTCCGGATGGAAGGCCGCGAAGTCTTCAAGCATGCGGTCGGCATGATCACCGACGTGATCGTCGATGCGTTCGAGGCCACCGGCACCTCGGCTGAGGACATCGACTGGTTCGTGCCGCACCAGGCCAACAAGCGAATCATCGATGCTTCGGCGCACAAGCTGCATATTGCACCGCAGAAGGTGGTGCTGACGGTCGATCTGCACGGCAATACCTCGGCGGCGTCGATCCCGCTGGCGCTGTCGGTCGCGGTCGCCGACGGGCGCATCAGGAAGGGCGATCTGGTGCTGCTGGAGGCCATGGGCGGCGGCTTCACCTGGGGTTCGGCGCTGTTGCGCTGGTAA
- a CDS encoding outer membrane protein assembly factor BamE codes for MQGDGIISQMIETSPTCPRVGFPRGAPARWRRIRAAAAIALLCATLGGCLTGEQFQKGYILPPGALEQIPIGASQDQVLIVMGTPSTVATLNGEVFYYISQRSERPVAFMNQKVVDQRVIAIYFDRNRQVQRLANYGLQDGKIFDFISRTTPTSGQEMSYLTPLFKLLAFH; via the coding sequence ATGCAAGGGGACGGGATCATTTCCCAAATGATTGAGACGAGTCCGACATGCCCACGCGTGGGCTTTCCGCGCGGCGCGCCCGCGCGCTGGCGCCGCATCCGCGCCGCCGCCGCCATCGCGCTGCTCTGCGCGACGCTGGGCGGCTGCCTCACCGGCGAGCAGTTTCAAAAAGGCTACATCCTGCCGCCCGGCGCGCTCGAGCAGATTCCGATCGGCGCCAGCCAGGATCAGGTGCTGATCGTGATGGGAACGCCCTCCACCGTCGCGACCCTGAACGGCGAGGTGTTCTATTACATCTCGCAGCGCTCCGAGCGCCCGGTCGCGTTCATGAACCAGAAGGTGGTCGACCAGCGGGTGATCGCGATCTATTTCGACAGGAACCGCCAGGTGCAGCGGCTCGCCAATTACGGGCTTCAGGACGGCAAGATCTTTGACTTCATCAGCCGCACAACGCCTACCTCGGGCCAGGAAATGAGCTACCTGACGCCGCTGTTCAAGCTGCTGGCCTTCCACTAG
- the plsX gene encoding phosphate acyltransferase PlsX, whose protein sequence is MPQKVRIALDAMGGDVGASVVIPGAAISLTRHPDSEFLLFGDRALIDAQLARHPALKAVSRVIHTDVAVSMHDKPSQALRRGRRTSSMWLAIDAVKKGEADVAVSAGNTGALMAMARFNLRMLPGIDRPAIAAVWPTMRGDSVVLDLGATIGGDAHHLMALAVMGSAMASVLFNLERPTVGLLNIGVEEIKGREEIREAAELLRAMNLPQLEYIGFVEGDGIGKGAADVIVAEGFSGNIALKAAEGTARQINEFLRAALSRSWRSRIGYLFAKNAFKSLRDKLDPNKSNGGVFLGLNGIVVKSHGGTDAEGFAYAVDVGYEMVHYDLLTKINQMLNRDGSALSAPTAQEAVS, encoded by the coding sequence ATGCCGCAAAAGGTTCGAATCGCGCTTGACGCCATGGGTGGCGATGTCGGCGCATCCGTCGTCATTCCCGGCGCCGCGATTTCATTGACCCGGCATCCCGACAGCGAATTTCTGCTGTTCGGCGATCGCGCTTTGATCGACGCGCAACTCGCCAGACATCCGGCGCTGAAGGCGGTCTCGCGGGTCATCCATACCGACGTCGCCGTCAGCATGCACGACAAGCCCAGCCAGGCGTTGCGCCGTGGCCGCAGGACCTCGTCGATGTGGCTTGCGATCGACGCGGTCAAGAAGGGCGAGGCCGACGTCGCGGTATCCGCGGGCAATACCGGCGCCCTGATGGCGATGGCGCGGTTCAATCTGCGGATGCTGCCGGGGATCGACCGTCCGGCGATCGCGGCGGTATGGCCGACCATGCGCGGCGATTCCGTCGTGCTCGACCTCGGCGCCACGATCGGCGGCGATGCCCATCATCTGATGGCGCTGGCGGTGATGGGCAGCGCCATGGCCAGCGTCTTGTTCAATCTCGAGCGCCCCACCGTCGGCTTGCTCAATATCGGCGTCGAGGAAATCAAGGGCCGCGAGGAGATCCGCGAGGCCGCCGAATTGCTGCGCGCGATGAACCTGCCGCAGCTCGAATATATCGGCTTCGTCGAGGGCGACGGCATCGGCAAGGGCGCGGCCGACGTCATCGTCGCCGAAGGTTTCAGCGGCAATATCGCGTTGAAAGCGGCCGAGGGCACCGCGCGCCAGATCAACGAATTCCTGCGCGCGGCGTTGTCGCGCAGCTGGCGTTCCCGGATCGGCTACCTCTTTGCGAAGAATGCGTTCAAGTCGCTGCGCGACAAGCTCGATCCGAACAAGTCCAACGGCGGCGTATTCCTCGGATTGAACGGCATCGTGGTCAAGAGCCACGGCGGAACCGACGCCGAAGGCTTTGCCTATGCGGTCGATGTTGGCTATGAAATGGTCCACTACGATCTCCTGACGAAGATCAATCAGATGCTCAACCGTGACGGCAGCGCGCTGTCGGCGCCGACTGCGCAGGAGGCTGTCTCGTGA
- a CDS encoding ubiquinol-cytochrome C chaperone family protein — MLWPFNHFRKPRVAPRGTIEAIYGMIVTQAREPLFYRELAVPDTVNGRFDLLVLHLWMVLRRLKSIEGGTETCQALFDRFCDDMDANLREMGVGDLTVPKRMQAFGEAFYGRSAAYDLALAGGAEPLALALDKNILNGAHLEHARRLAVYAEAVIMELAALDEVALRGASWKFPAPAEAGAQA, encoded by the coding sequence ATGCTTTGGCCGTTCAATCACTTCAGGAAACCCCGGGTAGCCCCGCGCGGCACCATTGAGGCCATCTATGGCATGATCGTGACGCAAGCGCGAGAACCGTTGTTTTACCGGGAATTGGCCGTGCCGGACACGGTTAACGGCCGTTTTGATCTGCTGGTGCTGCATTTGTGGATGGTGTTGCGGCGGCTGAAGTCGATCGAGGGGGGCACTGAGACCTGCCAGGCGCTGTTCGATCGCTTCTGCGACGATATGGATGCGAACCTGCGTGAAATGGGCGTCGGGGATCTCACCGTCCCGAAGCGGATGCAAGCCTTCGGGGAGGCCTTCTACGGCCGGTCGGCGGCCTATGACCTCGCTTTGGCCGGGGGAGCCGAGCCGCTGGCGCTGGCGCTCGACAAGAATATCTTGAACGGAGCCCACCTCGAACATGCACGGCGGCTCGCCGTCTATGCCGAGGCCGTGATCATGGAGCTCGCGGCACTGGACGAGGTGGCGTTGCGGGGCGCATCGTGGAAATTTCCCGCGCCGGCCGAAGCCGGCGCGCAAGCATGA
- a CDS encoding YceD family protein — translation MNRTTGMTDKADTRKAVASKADPWTVPVTVAQLPDTGLHRDIEASPAVRDAMAEVAELREILFANASLDVTPASGGRVHVAGRVRARIGQTCVVSLDPILNDIDEAIDLIFAPPEQIPQLADLVDDAAESDAEIPDPPEPIENGIIDLGRLATDALFLAVDPYPRKPDVVFEPPAVADDPEDHPFAALKALRLDAQPPGPKKPNNR, via the coding sequence ATGAACAGAACGACTGGCATGACCGACAAAGCCGATACCCGCAAAGCCGTTGCCAGCAAGGCAGATCCCTGGACCGTCCCCGTTACCGTGGCGCAACTGCCGGACACCGGATTGCATCGCGACATCGAAGCCAGCCCGGCCGTGCGCGATGCCATGGCTGAAGTCGCCGAATTGCGCGAAATCCTGTTCGCGAATGCGTCGCTGGATGTGACCCCCGCGAGCGGGGGCCGCGTCCATGTCGCGGGTCGGGTCCGGGCGCGGATCGGACAGACCTGCGTGGTCTCGCTCGATCCGATTTTGAACGACATCGACGAAGCGATCGATCTGATCTTTGCGCCGCCGGAGCAAATTCCCCAGCTGGCCGATCTGGTCGACGACGCCGCCGAAAGCGATGCCGAGATTCCGGATCCGCCGGAGCCGATCGAAAATGGCATTATCGATCTGGGCCGGCTCGCGACCGATGCGTTGTTCCTCGCCGTCGATCCCTATCCGCGCAAGCCGGATGTGGTTTTCGAACCGCCTGCTGTCGCCGACGATCCCGAGGATCACCCGTTTGCCGCGCTCAAGGCATTGCGGCTCGACGCGCAGCCGCCCGGGCCGAAGAAGCCCAACAACCGCTAA
- a CDS encoding integration host factor subunit alpha, with the protein MTGTGKTVTRVDLCEAVYQKVGLSRTESSAFVELVLKEITDCLEKGETVKLSSFGSFMVRKKGQRIGRNPKTGTEVPISPRRVMVFKPSAILKQRINGYSANGGGKTD; encoded by the coding sequence ATGACCGGAACCGGAAAAACAGTCACACGCGTCGATCTGTGCGAAGCGGTCTACCAGAAGGTGGGCTTGTCGCGCACGGAGTCGTCCGCCTTTGTCGAACTGGTCCTGAAAGAGATCACCGACTGCCTGGAGAAGGGCGAGACCGTGAAACTGTCGTCGTTCGGCTCGTTCATGGTGCGCAAGAAGGGCCAGCGTATCGGCCGCAATCCCAAGACCGGCACTGAAGTACCGATTTCTCCGCGTCGCGTGATGGTGTTCAAGCCGTCGGCCATTCTGAAGCAGCGGATCAACGGCTATAGCGCCAACGGCGGCGGCAAGACCGACTAG
- a CDS encoding MerR family transcriptional regulator, with protein sequence MDKSPDAFRTISEVAADLDIPQHVLRFWETRFTQIKPMKRSGGRRYYRPDDVDLLRGIRRLLYGEGYTIRGVQRILKEHGIASVQRLADGSAVASFGAIEEAIGKSVLEPEQDAAPGLDLDDDDYEGTDGIDFRLLEEEDEDGIPGVLEGGSLPGLGNGARLLDAARLQAVLQDLIACRQLLDSALKDG encoded by the coding sequence TTGGACAAGTCGCCGGATGCGTTCCGAACCATCAGCGAGGTCGCCGCCGACCTCGACATTCCCCAGCACGTGCTGAGGTTCTGGGAGACGCGGTTCACCCAGATCAAGCCGATGAAGCGCAGCGGCGGCCGGCGCTACTATCGCCCCGACGACGTGGATCTGCTCCGTGGCATCCGGCGCCTGCTGTACGGCGAGGGCTACACCATCCGCGGGGTGCAGCGGATCCTGAAAGAGCACGGCATCGCCTCGGTGCAGCGGCTGGCGGACGGATCGGCGGTTGCCTCGTTCGGTGCGATCGAGGAGGCCATCGGGAAAAGCGTGCTGGAGCCGGAGCAGGACGCAGCACCCGGCCTCGACCTCGACGACGACGATTATGAGGGCACCGACGGCATCGATTTTCGCCTGCTCGAGGAGGAAGACGAGGACGGCATTCCGGGCGTGCTTGAAGGCGGCTCGCTGCCCGGCCTCGGCAACGGCGCGCGCCTGCTCGACGCCGCCCGCCTGCAGGCGGTGTTGCAGGACCTGATCGCCTGCCGGCAGTTGCTCGATTCCGCGCTCAAGGACGGGTAG